The window AAACCGGTTTACTCAAATCTTGATTGCATTGGCCTAAAGAAGTCTCTAGTTTACTATCTTGGTTCAGCCGGTAAGGGCTCTAAAACCAATTGGATGATGCATGAATTTCGCCTCCCATCTACCGCAAAATCCGAGTCGCCAACTCAACAAGCAGTAAGTTTAATCCGGTTTATGTAACCAAGAAGAGTATGCATCATGCTACACCATCTTGTCCATTTTTTAGTGAGATACTTTTCCTATAATCGTGGTgttaaatactttaaaaagtCAGTCACAAATGCACATTTCCATACGATGTATTGATCACATATTCTTTTTCCTGAAAATGGGGCCaacttttattaaaatttaaaactagacTCTAgaaagttttatatttaaaaatacaatcatGAGAAcaaatatcaaattatttaaaaatacatgaaaatgTCGACAATAGACTAATTATTGTTTCCTTTAATACCGTTTGATGGAATATACTTTGTGCTAAACTTTGGTATAATAATGTGTCTATCAATCAAAATCATAATAATCCATTAGTTTAATGTacttttctttgattttttttataaaattaaaaaccataATATAAACGCATCATGCAATCATAAATTGCTTTCAGATATTACAGTTGAAAACCTTTTTTTGATGGGTCCGTGACCCGTCTTGTTTCCACAGGAGGTGTGGACACTATGCAGAATCTTCAAACGAGTCACACATCATCGAAACCCAACCATCCTACAACCAAACCGTAGACCGGTTATCACCTTAACTGATTCATGTTCGAAGACGAGCAGCTTAGATTCCGATCACACTAGCCATCACGTCGTAGAATCCTTGTCCCACAAGCTACATGAGCCGCAGCGTCAGCCACAGACGCATAATCCTTATTGGAACCAACTTACTACGGTTGGTTTCAATCAACCGACATATACTTGCCATGATAACAACTTGGTTAATCTCTGGAACATCAACGGTGAAGATTTCATCGGAAACGCAGCAAGTTGGGATGAACTTAGATCAGTTATAGATGGAAATACTAATCACTTGTAATAACTTTTCTATCTCCTAGTGTGGGAGATGTGTTTCATGTTGATTTTGTTCTCATTCAGAACCAACTCGgatcctgtttttttttcttcatgttcGATACTACtgatattatatacatatcaatAGCCATGTTGTtcaataaaatacatattatatatatatatatatataaattagtctGAATCAATGAGAAGACAGCCTATAGAAGAAGAAATGTGTTCTAACagcaaagaaaaacacaaatataatcaGTTTCTGTGTTCATTTGAATTCACAAAACAGTTGGATGAAACAATCTAACAATacgcaaaactaataaaaattgtaGTAAAACTACTCGATTGCAGAATGATAAGCAATGGCAAGCCAAAAGCACCATCGAGGCTCACCAAATCTGTAACATAGACTGGGAAGTACATGAAGAAATATAATCACCAGGTAAAACTCATGAACTTCACTTATTATGTTTTGAATGTTGGCTCATTGTCTTGTCACTTACTTTTAGACTAATTTGGTTTACTATGCATTTGGAAAGAGTACACAAGCTAACACATGAAGATCCTATTGTCTTTCATTCCCTATGTTCTTCCTATTCAAATAACAAGTAACACATATATAGAACCAAGACTTGAAAGAAAGGATTATGTTCATTGTTTGTATACATACTTAAGGAAAGAGTTGAACATAGCCAGTTAATATAGCAATCGCGAGGATCAACAAAGGTGGAAGGATAACAAAGGCGCCGATAGTAGCAAAGAAAACAGAGTCATTCCTCTGAGAGACCTCGTTAAGGTAGCTTTGCCTCTTGATGTTCCTTTTCTGAGAAGTGGTTAAGAACTTAGGACTCACTTTCTTCAAGTTCTTCCCCAAGGGGATGGTGAAATCATCATCCCTGTCACCAACAAGCCCAGCCAATTGTTCACGAACAGTGGAACCCCTGAAGCTACCACCACCATCACTCAAGTAACCTGGTGAATTCATATAAAACCCTAACTGAGTCCACAATTTGTTAATTAAGAGTAAATGGTAACTATACTCAGTATCCAGCTTATTTTTCAATACCAAATTAATAtctaaacatttaaaaaatcgAAATTCTGACACTGTTTAACTAACAACTTTTTAACGAATCCTAGCTAAATTTGTTAGTTTTACTGTATATCGATTTATTGTATTAATTCAATAACTCAAGCCCCCCAAGAATAAAAGTATCATGTTTAATACTACCAAACATATGTTTCGATAttcaattaatatttaaacatttaaaaaaaaacacccaACTAAACTAACTATGTTTTAACCAGTTTTGTAGTGTAAATTCtcgatttattttattaattcaataacTCAATCCcccaaaaataaaatcatgtttAAGACCAAACATATGTTTCGATATTCAACTAATATCTAAACATTTAAAAACCCGCCCAGCTAACTATGTTTTGTAGTGAAAATTctctattaatttatttttattaattcaagaACTAAGCCTCAAGAATAAGTAGCAGGCGTGTACCGTCGCTTGTGGAAGTAAGCTGTTCGAGAAGATCTAACTGTGTGCGtactgatgatgatgaagaaccTTCAGTGAAACGAATCCAAGGGTTATCAGAAGAACTCAATTTTGACATAACGAATCAAGGATCAAACAGTAGAGAAGGAATTGTTTACCGGAGGAAGAAGGATCGTTGTCGTTTTCGGTGACACCGCTTTGGCTACGGTCAGAACGGAGGCGAGGAGGAGAGAGCTGGAGAAGGAGGTGTCTCTGTTTTGAtcgagatgatgatgaagaagaagaagggttcGAGATTGAGTGAAGAGAAGCGGGGAAGAGATGCAAGGCCATCATCTGAGAAAGGCTCTCACACTTTCGACTTCTTCTGAGATTCCAAGTTCcacattttttttctcattttgttTGAGAGgtcaagaaaattttgaaatattactttTGGAAAACTTAGGGAAATGACTCCGTCGCGCATCGAACCCGGGTTTCATAGACTAGCCCattattttgtgtgtgttttttttttatgtttcagaATTCTATTATGGTAAAATACACGTCAATAACACCATAAACTGTATgcagatttttaataaaaaataaataaaagtaaacattaTTTCAATttctatatctttttttttcacctTGAATAAACCTctgaatttaattaattatgaaaacTTGGGATGATATTACTTACTGAGGATGAAGAGAAAGAGCATAACCAGAAAAGCATAGAGATTGTTGAAACCAAAGACGACACTCTTTCTACTAGTGGCACAGAGACTCACGTTACAAAAACTGAGAAGACCTGTGAATAAGAAAGAGATGGGACGCAAAACTCTATTACACAAGGctctgaagaagaagctttttGAAATGCTCTGTTTCTCCTTAGCTTATTGATTGAATGATCACATACGTTTGATGTTTGTGGACAGATGGCAAAGAGCCTGTCGAGTCTTTAGTGATGCAATCTTTGGATGCGTTTTGTTGTTTTGATGAAAAGTATTTTTCATGTTTGTACGGATCAGTCAAAAGACATATGTTGAAGATTTTTGTGAAGGGAGCCTAAGAGAGCTTATACAACACACTGCAAGTTAATCTTGATGAGCAACAAAGTCATGACAAAAGAGCAGAGACCTAATACATAATGTCCTGATTATAAAGGGGgcaaaatgaaaacaaacattGAAGAAGAGACTTGTAGAAAGTGAGAGATGTCAGTCAATATGGCAGGCGGGGTACCGGATCCATCCACTGTGGGAGCACAGATGGTGATACTGCACTGAACCAACCTGAAAAACATCTGGTATTGGACGTGTTTATGCGCCAACAACCTTCACTATCACTCCAAGTCTCGGTTTCCTGATAAAGTCTAAATCATCCTTCTTCCTTGTCAACTGCCACCATTCTCCATCAGAGTTCTCACACTTGAGGTTCAGCTTCAGAACTTTCAATTTTCGACCCGATATTTCAACATAGATAACGTCTCCTTCTCCTCCTGAAGTAGTCAAAGTTCTCCTAACGAAGGGGCTGCTTCTATCCGGGACAGGGAGAGGTATAATCcgacactcttcttcttctccactgTAAAAATCATGAGCTACAAGGACTACACAGGGCGAGTCTGGTCATCGTCCAGTCTAATCTCCCACACATAAAGCACCCCGTTGAGGTTCAAGTAATTGCGTAAACCCGAGCGctggagagaagaggaggagcAAAGTTGCTTGAAAGTCCATGTCCCTGTCTCAGAAGAATACACACACATTCTCCCTTCATAGGTTCTTCTACCTCTACGAGGAATAGACTCAATCCTAACCATTTTGAAGCTTGAAACGACACCGCTAACAACACACGTAACCAATATCAAaggtttctatatatatattatggttCTTTcacttttgtttcttcttgaCTAATATCAAAGGTATTAACATTCTttatttgatttcaaacaccaaTAAGAGAACCAAACCTTTATTTGATTTTCATTCCATGAGAACGTAACCGTTGGGATCATGGACTAACATTCTACTACTAGTACTACTAGCCGTGCGTTCTATATTCTGAGGAACTTTCTGAAAGACCTGAGCATGAGACTCAGCTTCTCTTTGAAACTTCTTGACCATTTCATCAAGCTCTTGTTTTCTAATCTCCACGTTCTCTTCTGCCTCTGGCTCCTTGAGTCCAAGGTAGAGTAAAGCCCCGACCACTAGAACAAAACCTGAGAAGAAAAGAATGGCTGAGAAAAGCGCAAAGGCTTGTGGAGAATCTGCAGCTCCTGGTATGCCATCTACGTTTATCCCAAATAGACCGGTCACTATTGTCAGCAAAAGACCAACTCCTCCAAAGATTCCTAGGTTGTGTGTAACCGTCAGGCTTCGATCCTAATCAAGTAAATAGAATATTAAGTTAACTAATCAAGAAGACTTGGAGAGTTAATGTACTTGTGTTAATGTATTGTCTACCTGTAACCAAGCTCGAACGGTGTTTTGCATGACGTCTTGGATAGTGAATAAGCGGCCACGGACTGCTTCTTGTTCATTGATCATATCGCGTGTGCTCTTTCTTATTCCTTCAAGCAAGTCTTTTGCTGTGTTGCCTTTTAGTTGCTGAAGCAGCTCGAACACAATCTCTTCTCTTGCATGAAGCGACCATTTCACCCGTATAACCTGAGACAAAGGATGAACAGATTGATCTAAATCTCCTCCATGGTGACCAAACAAGGAAGAAAGCATTTACCTGGTTGGAAAGCCTTCTGATTTCTTGATTCAGGATTATAGTAAAAAGATTTAGATCCTCGTACATTCTCCTGTTGTCaagaaaaaaaaccaaaagTTACAATGCTTCATCAGTGTTAAGGAGTTGTTAAGCAATTAAGATAAGAGCAAGTTAAGTTGAATTACTTGTTCATAAACATCAACTCAACTTCGTCTGCTGCACCAAATATATACTTCCTAAAAAGCCTACATCAAAGAGATAATGGACATATGAACCACCCAATGGTGAAGAATACTTTAGATCCAGGGAAGATAGTTAGTTACCTATCATCCCAGCGAGCAAGGCGGCATGCAAGATGTGCTATAAGTTCATGTACGGTTCTTGGAATGCAGGCTCCACCAGCAATTAGCATTTCCTGGTTAAGACAGTACAATGCATCAGAGCTTAAGACCAACAAAGATAGACCAAGACGACTGATTCAGATGAGAAGAACGAACCTGCACTTCTGTAATACCTAACACACTAATGTTCGAAGCAAACCCCTTAACATGTAACGCAGTCACTACAAAATTCTGTGACTGCCATGACCTCAAGACAATGGGAATGTcatcttcttctataaaaggatCACCAGCTGATTGCCCCAACAGCTCAAACAACAGCCCACCAGCAACTCTTACAGGAACCTATCAACCGCATAACAACAAACTTAATCTACAATCCACATTACAAAGCAACATATTCAGATGTTTTGTACCTCGTAGAAGATATGTTTCATCCGTTCACTGATCAACTTGCTCTCGTCCCTTAGAGCCACGCTAACAGCCGGATGCAACCACTGCGCGTAACGCAGCCACGAGGCGACACCTTGATGGCTAGCATCCACGTGGCACCACCACGTGGGACCCGCGAGTGGTCGGTCCCAGTAAGGAGCAGCCAGCTCAGCAACCGTTGTATCATCATCCTCATGATCTACATCAACGTTCTGCACTGACCACTCACCATCAACCTTCACTGTCTGAACAAGCTCAGAGAGCCTGTCCCAACCAATTGCTCGCCAGTAACTCCTCGagtgctcttcttcttctcctttacaTTCTTGTTTCTTGCTATCACAACAAGAACAAACAACACTGTTCACAGTTAGTTAAAGAGTTAGCAAGAGAAAGCCCATTAAGCAAAAAACAAGAGAAAGCCCATTAACCTGTAAAGGGCATCATCTCCTCGGTGAAGAGCGCTTCTCGTGTCGAACTTGGTTGTCTTGCGACGACGACCTTGATGAAACTCGAAAGCGCAGATAAGACCATCCGTCCAGAGGTTGTGATTCGCATTCATAGCTTCAATCAAGTTTCATACTTTCTGTACTTAAAAAAAACAGCAGAGATCTCAGGATCAGAATTGAAAGCAATAGAGAGAAGGAGGAGGCGAAGTTAACAAGTATACTCGAACCAAAGGCAGCTCAATTCGCCTGAGAACTTAGCCTACTACGTGTTTCTGCTTGCACCGATTCAAGTTGAATCAGAGACGGAGAGATAGCTATGTGGCAGTAGTCGAGGTGGAGAAGACGAAGGCGAGATACAGCAACACACGTGTGTTACCATATTTGGGCTTTATTAGACTTGGCCCAAAATTAGATTCTcttaaattttccttttttgtaattttgacattatttattaatttattacaaattacaaaaatattacaaaacacagtttttttttttttttttttttttttttttttttttaaatatatatattagattaaAATATCAACCCGAAAAACGGGAACCGGAACAAGACCTCCGGCTAGTCGTCGAATAAACAGTAAATCTCACAAATAGATTAGGCTTATCACTATTACACAAGGAGAGAACAGCATAAATACAGCGGGAGGGAAAAAACCTAAGGTTCGGGGATCCGTTACCGGTTCCCGTCATCACCAGAAGTCCGCGGCCAACGACGCCGACCAAATCGAAATTTAGACGACCACTGCAAAGATACTTTCTCTCAAACCAGCGCCGACACACAGCTGCTCGATCCACACGACACTCTCTTTCTCTTACCGACTATCAAAAAATGGAAATCGAAACAGACCAACTAATTAAGGGGAACCGCCATCCTCAACAAGTCCGTCTCTCTTGGCAGACCCTGACCAGTACGGAGATACGGAGAGGTCGTATTCGACACACTAACCCGAGACTTGAACTTGATTTATAGATAGGGGGAGTGAAGAGATAACCTGAAGGCTTTCTAGAACCGAAACAGAGACGCTTCGGCCAAAAGAAGCCGTAAAACGGGCTGAGATGTGGCTGGCTAAAAACACGCTGAGACGAGCACCTGCAAGCCATTGATGGACTCCAACTTGCCGAGAAGATCAAAGACCCACAAGGCACTGGGATAGCCGGAGACCAAACGTGCCGTCACGGAGAGGAAAATGAACCTGCAGAGACCACCTGAAGGTCCAACCATCTCACACGCATCACCTCTAAAAACTAGAGGATGAATCAAAAGGCTAGGCTGAAGCAACAACCGGTGACAGGACGGAGTTGCAGATACAAAGAAGAACCGGCTCGAGAAACCCAAAACAGAAGGTGCACAGTTCCGAGAAGGGCTCTCTGCTGTTTAAACCGAAGGCTGGAGGAGACAAAGACCGAGGAACACCACCGGATCTCCGACGCCTGAGCATAGACAACTCCACGCGTCAAGAGAGCCAAAGGTCTTCACGCGCCATCGAGGAAACTTGCATCTGACACCGCCAGAGAAGAGACCACCGCTGCACGTCTAGAAGTCGAGGACCTCCGAGGCACATCTTGAAAGGGGTTGAGACCGAGTCCAAAGCCGAGACACCAAGGCGACAAACTAACGGAGACAACCGCCTCTCCACACCGACGAAAGGACAGATCCGAGTCGAGTGAGACTCTTCCAAAGCCCACGCGCCACCAACTCGCGGAAGTAACCGATGAAGCAAGACAGATCTGGGAAAAACGCTCATCGGTACTCACCACCCAAAATCCGACTCTCCCCTTACCAAAACGCCTTGCTGCCTCATCTTGACACCGGGGAAGGCCACCATAGACTAGATCTGTCACCGAGCTCCAGATCCAGAGAGCCAGCTTCCGGCAGAGCTCCCTAGGGCTTCGACATATCAGCTGCAGGACGTAGAGCGAGGGGAAAGCAAAGAAGAAAAGAGGAAGGGTTAAGAGAGAGCCACCGGCGACGGCGCCGAGGCCACCGTGCCGGAGGGGAggagatgatttttttttttttttttttttacaaaacacagTTTTAAAAGAGAAGTTTCGTAGGATAACCtcttttagtttgtttttacaaaaataatccttaataaaaaaaagaaaaattctgtatgattatcatttttaaagtatttatcacaaaaatagatttcagtgaagaaaatgatcaaaataaattttattaaaatgtaaaattgtattttgcttctgggattaactaatctagacttaaggtttagagttaaggggtgagtTTGGTGATAtggtttcaaattaaaaaaaaattattaaaaatttaaaataaaataaaaactattttggtcattttttatttaaaagttatttttgtgacaaaaacttaaaaatgactatttgaaaaaattgctcattttaaaattgattaaataaatctattttttaaacaCTATTTCTTCATTAGAAGATGAAAATTACAAAGgtacacatggattttgagaaaattttaaaaaaatatgacaatattgttttaatgcatagttgcatccttcactaacataggatgatgttcaaagaggtttggagcatttgttgtctccgtttttcaagaaagtagttatttcatcgatttagggagtattgtgaagttttactaaattaattgataaacaaattataacgattcccatataccatgaaaaaagcttaaaatacattaataccaatgtagaatgtggttagaaattttaaaacaatactaaagattataggcttcagtatataaagtattaacgaaaaactcaatattttcgaaggggttaacacatggattttgagaaaatttcaaaaaatatgacaatatagttttaatgcatagttgcatccttcactaacatatgatgatgttcaaagaggtttggagcctttgttgtctccgtttttcaagaaagtagttattttctcgatttatggagtattatgaagttttactaaattaattgataaacaaattataacgattcccatataccatgaaaaaagcttaaaatacattaataccaatgtagaatctggttagaaattttaaaacaacactaaagaatATAGGCTTCAGtgtataaagtatttaccaaaaactcaatattttcgaagggggttaacacatcgcttttgagaaaatttcataaaatatgacaatattgttttaatgcatagttgcatcgtgcactaacatatgatgatgttcaaagaggtttggagcctttgttgtctccgtttttcaagaaagtagttatattatagtagttatttcatcgatttaggaagtattatgaagttttactaaattaatagataaaaaattataacaatttccatataccatgaaaaagagcgtaaaatacattaatacatatgtagaatatggttagacattttaaaacaacagtaaacattataggcttcagtatataaagaatttatcaaaaaatcaatattttcgaaggggttaacacatggattttgagaaattttcaaaaaatttgacaatattaatttaatacatagttgcatcctacactaacatatgatgatgttcaaagaggtttggagcatttgttgtctctgtttttcaagatagtagttattttataatagttatttcatcgatttaggaggtattaagaagttttactaaattaattgataaaaaattataacgattcctatataccatgaaaaagagcgtAAAAGACATTAATACAGATGTAGAATgttgttaaaaattttaaaacaatactaaagattataggcttcagtatataaagtatttaccaaaaactcaatattttcgaaggggttaacacatggattttgagaaaattttaaaaaatatgacaatattgttttaatgcatagttgcatccttcactaacatatgatgatgttcaaagaggtttggagcctttgttgtctctgtatttcaagaaagtagttattttatcgatttatggagtattatgaagttttactaaattatttgataaaaaattataatgattcccatataccatgaaaaagagcgtaaaatacattaatacagatgtagaatgtggtttgaaaattttaaaacaacactaaagattataggcttcagtatataaagtatttaccaaaaactcaatattttcgaagggggttaacacatcgcttttgagaaaatttcataaaatatgacaatattgttttaatgcatagttgcatcgtgcactaacatatgatgatgttcaaagaggtttggagcctttgctgtctccggttttcaagaaagtagttatttcatcgatttttggagtattatgaagttttactaaattaattgaaaaacaaattataatgattcccgTATACtatgaaaaaagcttaaaatacattaataccaatgtagaatgtggttagaaattttaaaacaacactaaagattataggcttcagaatataaagtatttaccaaaaagtcaatattttcgaaggggttaacacatggattttgagaaaatttcaaaaaatatgacaatattattttaatgcatagttgcatccttcactaacatatgatgatgttcaaataggtttggagcctttgttgtctccgtttttcaagaaagtagttatttcatcgatttagggagtattatgaagttttactaaattaattgataaacaaattataacgattctcatataccataaaaaagtttaaaatacattaataccaatatagaatgtggttagaaattttaaaataacactaaagattataggcttcagtatataaagtatttaccaaaaactcaatattttcgaagagGTTAACACatcgattttgagaaaatttcaaaaaatatgacaatattgttttaatgcatagttgcatcctgcactaacatatgatgatgttcaaagaggttttgagcctttattgtctctgtttttctagaaaatagttattttatagtagttattttatcgatttcggaagcattttgaagttttactaaattaatagataaaaaattataacgatttccatagaccatgaaaaagagcgtaaaatacattaatacagatgtagaatgtggttagaaattttaaaacaacactaaagattataagcttcagtatataaagtatttaccaaaaactcaatattttcgaaggagtttacacatggattttgagaaaatttcaaaaaatatgacaatattgttttaatgcataattgcatcctgcactaacatatgatgatgttcaaagtggtttggagcctttgttgtctccgtttttcaagaaagtagttattttatagtagttatttcatcgatttagggagtattatgaaattttactaaattaattgataaacaaattataacgattcccatataccatgaaaaaagcttaaaatacattaataccaatgtagaatgtggttagaaattttaaaacaacactaaagattataggctttagtatataaagtattaaccaaaaactcaatattttcgaaggggttaacacatggattttgagaaacttttgaaaaatatgacaatattgttttaatacatagttgtatccttcactaacatatgatgatgttcaaataggtttagagcctttgttgtctccgtttttcaagaaagtagttatttcatcgatttagggagtattatgaagttttactaaattaattgataaacaaattataatgattcccgtataccatgaaaaaagcttaaaataaattaataccaatgtagaatgtggttagaaattttaaaataacactaaagattataggcttctgtatataaagtatttaccaaaaactcaatattttcgaaggggttaacacatcgattttgagaaaatttcaaaaaatatgacaatattgttttaatgcatagttgcatcatgtactaacatatgatgatgttcaaataggtttggagcttttattgtctccgtttttctagaaaatagttatttatcgatttagggagactaaattaattgataaacaaattataacgattctcatataccatgaaaaaagtttaaaatacattaataccaatatagaatgtggttagaaatttcaaaataacactaaagactataggcttcagtatataaagtatttaccaaaaactcaatattttcgaaggggttaacacatcgattttgagaaaatttcaaaaaatatgacaacattgttttaatgcatagttgcatcctgcactaacatatgatgatgttcaaagaggtttggagtctttATTGTGTCTGTTTTTCTaggaaatagttattttatagtagttattctATCGATTtcggaagtattatgaagttttactaaattaatagataaaaaattataacgatttccatagaccatgaaaaagagcgtaaaatacattaatacatatgtagaatgtggttagaaatttttaaacaacattaaagatcataggtttcagtatataaagtatttaccaaaaacttaatattttcgaaggggtatgtaataaaatatgatgaagttcaaagaggtttggaacctttgttgtctccgtttctctagggaa is drawn from Brassica rapa cultivar Chiifu-401-42 unplaced genomic scaffold, CAAS_Brap_v3.01 Scaffold0576, whole genome shotgun sequence and contains these coding sequences:
- the LOC103866033 gene encoding LOW QUALITY PROTEIN: transcription factor JUNGBRUNNEN 1 (The sequence of the model RefSeq protein was modified relative to this genomic sequence to represent the inferred CDS: deleted 1 base in 1 codon); the protein is MSGEGKDHEEEDEAKLPGFRFHPTDEELLGYYLRRKVENKPIKLELIKQIDIYKFDPWDLPRVSSVGENEWYFFCMRGRKYKNSVRPNRVTGSGFWKATGIDKPVYSNLDCIGLKKSLVYYLGSAGKGSKTNWMMHEFRLPSTAKSESPTQQAEVWTLCRIFKRVTHHRNPTILQPNRRPVITLTDSCSKTSSLDSDHTSHHVVESLSHKLHEPQRQPQTHNPYWNQLTTVGFNQPTYTCHDNNLVNLWNINGEDFIGNAASWDELRSVIDGNTNHL
- the LOC117130592 gene encoding uncharacterized protein LOC117130592, producing the protein MMALHLFPASLHSISNPSSSSSSSRSKQRHLLLQLSPPRLRSDRSQSGVTENDNDPSSSGSSSSSVRTQLDLLEQLTSTSDGYLSDGGGSFRGSTVREQLAGLVGDRDDDFTIPLGKNLKKVSPKFLTTSQKRNIKRQSYLNEVSQRNDSVFFATIGAFVILPPLLILAIAILTGYVQLFP
- the LOC103866031 gene encoding uncharacterized protein LOC103866031 isoform X3, whose amino-acid sequence is MNANHNLWTDGLICAFEFHQGRRRKTTKFDTRSALHRGDDALYSKKQECKGEEEEHSRSYWRAIGWDRLSELVQTVKVDGEWSVQNVDVDHEDDDTTVAELAAPYWDRPLAGPTWWCHVDASHQGVASWLRYAQWLHPAVSVALRDESKLISERMKHIFYEVPVRVAGGLLFELLGQSAGDPFIEEDDIPIVLRSWQSQNFVVTALHVKGFASNISVLGITEVQEMLIAGGACIPRTVHELIAHLACRLARWDDRLFRKYIFGAADEVELMFMNKRMYEDLNLFTIILNQEIRRLSNQVIRVKWSLHAREEIVFELLQQLKGNTAKDLLEGIRKSTRDMINEQEAVRGRLFTIQDVMQNTVRAWLQDRSLTVTHNLGIFGGVGLLLTIVTGLFGINVDGIPGAADSPQAFALFSAILFFSGFVLVVGALLYLGLKEPEAEENVEIRKQELDEMVKKFQREAESHAQVFQKVPQNIERTASSTSSRMLVHDPNGYVLME
- the LOC103866031 gene encoding uncharacterized protein LOC103866031 isoform X1, translated to MNANHNLWTDGLICAFEFHQGRRRKTTKFDTRSALHRGDDALYSVVCSCCDSKKQECKGEEEEHSRSYWRAIGWDRLSELVQTVKVDGEWSVQNVDVDHEDDDTTVAELAAPYWDRPLAGPTWWCHVDASHQGVASWLRYAQWLHPAVSVALRDESKLISERMKHIFYEVPVRVAGGLLFELLGQSAGDPFIEEDDIPIVLRSWQSQNFVVTALHVKGFASNISVLGITEVQEMLIAGGACIPRTVHELIAHLACRLARWDDRLFRKYIFGAADEVELMFMNKRMYEDLNLFTIILNQEIRRLSNQVIRVKWSLHAREEIVFELLQQLKGNTAKDLLEGIRKSTRDMINEQEAVRGRLFTIQDVMQNTVRAWLQDRSLTVTHNLGIFGGVGLLLTIVTGLFGINVDGIPGAADSPQAFALFSAILFFSGFVLVVGALLYLGLKEPEAEENVEIRKQELDEMVKKFQREAESHAQVFQKVPQNIERTASSTSSRMLVHDPNGYVLME
- the LOC103866031 gene encoding uncharacterized protein LOC103866031 isoform X2, with amino-acid sequence MNANHNLWTDGLICAFEFHQGRRRKTTKFDTRSALHRGDDALYRLSKKQECKGEEEEHSRSYWRAIGWDRLSELVQTVKVDGEWSVQNVDVDHEDDDTTVAELAAPYWDRPLAGPTWWCHVDASHQGVASWLRYAQWLHPAVSVALRDESKLISERMKHIFYEVPVRVAGGLLFELLGQSAGDPFIEEDDIPIVLRSWQSQNFVVTALHVKGFASNISVLGITEVQEMLIAGGACIPRTVHELIAHLACRLARWDDRLFRKYIFGAADEVELMFMNKRMYEDLNLFTIILNQEIRRLSNQVIRVKWSLHAREEIVFELLQQLKGNTAKDLLEGIRKSTRDMINEQEAVRGRLFTIQDVMQNTVRAWLQDRSLTVTHNLGIFGGVGLLLTIVTGLFGINVDGIPGAADSPQAFALFSAILFFSGFVLVVGALLYLGLKEPEAEENVEIRKQELDEMVKKFQREAESHAQVFQKVPQNIERTASSTSSRMLVHDPNGYVLME